The region TAGAAGCGATAGAGAGTTATTTTGTAAACGGAATTGTAGCGACAATGAACAAATACAATTCCAAATAACCGGAAATGATAGATGTAGGGGCAGGTTTCAAACCTGCCCGTGCAGTCATAAGAGAGATAGAATAGTTTTTTAATCCACCCTCCCCATCGGAGGGCAAAGACCATTGGAGGACTGATGAGTAAGTATGAAACTGTTGTCGTTTTTGACGGTAATTTGCCGCAGGACGCGATAGAAAAAGAAAGCAAAAAAGTAGAAGAGTTGCTTTCGACAAACGGGTCAATCATCAAGATTGACGTGTGGGGCAAGAGACCTCTTGCGTACACAATCAACAAAAAGTCGTTCGGTTATTACGTGCTTTTCGTGTATGAGTACAACGGAAACGCAGGTAAATTTATCGACAACAGCCTTAAGTTTAACACAAACGTGATGCGCCATCTTACGGTTATTCACGAGAACGCAGTGATTTTTGCGGCAACCAAATCCGCAAACGACAGAGCAAGTGAAAATACCGACGACGTTAAAGAAGAAGAGGAGTAATTAAGTATGCCGAGAAGAGAAAATGTTGTAAAATACAGAGTTTGTTCTTTTTGCGAAGACAAAATTGAGCCTTCATACAAAAACGTTGACGCGCTTAAAAGAAAAACGACGGAAAGAGGAAAAATTCTTCCTCGCAGAGTTACGGGAGTTTGCGCGAAACATCAGAGAGCGCTTGCCTCCGAAGTTAAGAGAGCAAGACATATTGCGTTGTTGCCGTTTGTAGCGGAAAACATTCACTAAGAAAGGACGAGGAGGAACTTTATGAAAA is a window of Chitinivibrionia bacterium DNA encoding:
- the rpsF gene encoding 30S ribosomal protein S6 yields the protein MSKYETVVVFDGNLPQDAIEKESKKVEELLSTNGSIIKIDVWGKRPLAYTINKKSFGYYVLFVYEYNGNAGKFIDNSLKFNTNVMRHLTVIHENAVIFAATKSANDRASENTDDVKEEEE